One Nitrosarchaeum sp. DNA window includes the following coding sequences:
- a CDS encoding Snf7 family protein, with product MPNFDKTWARQETPGVTDKLRETIKPQGALKPRIQTAVNKLQVQISKMDSMLGKLRERDAQLFQRVVTAMQQHDTSTSRVLSNELAEIRKVTKMLGNARMSLEQVQLRLTTIHDLGDAMVAIGPAMSTMKGLKSSLGRFMPEADSELNSMTQTLNGLMMDSLAGDSFSMETGASSEETERILQEASAVAEQQIGDKFPSVPTSTGLSSQSSTSTY from the coding sequence ATGCCAAACTTCGATAAGACTTGGGCTCGACAAGAGACACCAGGTGTAACCGATAAACTCCGTGAGACAATAAAACCTCAAGGTGCATTAAAACCACGAATCCAAACGGCAGTAAACAAACTACAAGTCCAGATATCTAAAATGGACTCTATGCTTGGTAAACTACGTGAAAGAGACGCGCAACTCTTCCAAAGAGTCGTGACTGCAATGCAACAACATGATACAAGTACAAGCAGAGTTTTGTCAAACGAATTAGCTGAAATTCGTAAGGTTACAAAGATGCTCGGCAATGCAAGAATGTCATTGGAACAAGTCCAATTAAGACTGACAACTATTCATGATCTAGGCGATGCTATGGTAGCAATCGGCCCAGCGATGTCTACAATGAAGGGATTGAAGTCATCACTAGGAAGATTCATGCCGGAAGCAGACTCTGAACTGAATTCCATGACACAGACACTCAATGGTCTAATGATGGACTCCTTGGCAGGAGACTCATTTAGCATGGAGACTGGAGCTTCAAGTGAGGAAACCGAAAGAATCCTGCAAGAAGCATCTGCAGTAGCAGAGCAACAGATTGGAGACAAATTCCCCTCTGTACCAACTTCAACTGGACTATCGTCCCAATCCTCTACTTCTACATATTAG
- a CDS encoding glutamate racemase has product MVRIVVFDSGLGSLSIINAIQKICKSEIIYFADQKNFPYGNKSKKELTVIIKQTIKLLEKNFSPDLIVMASNTPSLMIKIKNKKLIGVYPPIKEAMKISKTKNIAVLGTKTAIVSKSLSNYIKKFNFSKEKKIYKINSSQLVELVESNKFITSKSYCRKIIKKTLNKISKNQIDTATLSSTHLSFLKPQLNSEFPQVHFVDPAEIVANNVLTNIKKNKSKKNTIKIFTSGDVTLFQNNLYKLGIRNKVNFLST; this is encoded by the coding sequence ATGGTCAGGATAGTAGTTTTTGATTCTGGATTAGGCTCGTTATCTATAATTAATGCAATACAAAAGATCTGTAAATCAGAGATTATCTATTTTGCAGACCAGAAAAATTTCCCATATGGAAATAAATCAAAAAAAGAATTAACAGTGATAATTAAGCAGACAATAAAACTCTTAGAGAAAAATTTCTCGCCTGATCTAATTGTAATGGCATCAAATACTCCAAGTCTAATGATCAAAATAAAAAATAAAAAACTAATTGGAGTATATCCACCAATTAAAGAAGCTATGAAGATTTCTAAAACAAAAAACATTGCAGTACTTGGAACAAAAACTGCTATTGTAAGTAAAAGCTTGTCAAATTACATAAAAAAATTTAATTTTTCAAAAGAAAAAAAAATTTATAAAATAAATTCATCGCAACTTGTAGAACTTGTTGAATCAAATAAATTTATAACAAGTAAATCATACTGTAGAAAAATTATCAAGAAAACTCTAAATAAAATTTCTAAAAATCAAATAGATACAGCAACTTTGTCAAGTACTCACTTGTCATTTTTAAAACCACAGTTGAATTCAGAATTTCCACAAGTACATTTTGTTGATCCTGCAGAAATTGTGGCAAATAATGTTCTTACAAATATCAAAAAAAATAAATCAAAAAAAAATACCATCAAAATTTTTACATCGGGAGACGTAACGCTATTTCAAAATAATCTATACAAACTTGGGATAAGAAATAAAGTTAATTTTTTATCTACTTGA
- the cobM gene encoding precorrin-4 C(11)-methyltransferase codes for MSKVYFVGCGPGDPELITVKAKKLIQKADIVVYSGSLIPPPILKLCKKGKLHDAAGLVREEIFDLLYKNAKSDKLVIRLHDGDPSIYGAIKEQIDNLEKKGIESVVVPGVTAFLASAAALGTQLTLPGVTQTIIVTRAESRTKVPKREKISELAKHKATLIFYLSVHLLSNIVKEAIAGGYKKSTPVAVVYRASWNDQKIIKGTLDDIVKKVRDEKITRTAIVIISDVIDPKTYEYSKLYDKKFSHGYRKAKVK; via the coding sequence GTGTCTAAAGTATACTTTGTTGGGTGTGGTCCTGGTGACCCTGAATTAATTACAGTAAAAGCCAAAAAATTAATTCAAAAGGCAGACATTGTAGTTTATTCTGGTTCTCTGATCCCGCCACCAATTCTAAAACTATGCAAGAAAGGCAAACTACATGATGCTGCTGGTTTGGTTAGAGAAGAAATCTTTGATCTGCTTTACAAAAATGCAAAGAGTGACAAACTAGTTATCAGATTACATGATGGTGATCCGTCAATTTATGGAGCAATCAAAGAACAAATTGATAATCTAGAAAAAAAAGGAATTGAATCCGTAGTAGTTCCCGGCGTTACTGCATTTTTAGCCTCAGCAGCTGCACTAGGAACTCAGCTAACACTTCCAGGTGTGACGCAAACCATTATTGTTACAAGGGCAGAATCTAGAACAAAAGTTCCAAAGCGAGAAAAAATCTCAGAGCTTGCAAAACACAAAGCAACTTTGATTTTTTACCTTAGCGTTCATTTACTTTCTAATATTGTAAAAGAAGCAATTGCTGGTGGATACAAAAAATCTACTCCTGTAGCTGTAGTCTATAGAGCAAGTTGGAACGATCAAAAAATTATCAAAGGAACTCTTGATGATATTGTAAAAAAAGTAAGAGACGAAAAAATAACAAGAACTGCAATTGTAATTATTAGTGATGTAATTGATCCTAAAACTTATGAGTATTCAAAACTCTATGACAAGAAATTTAGTCATGGATACAGAAAGGCTAAAGTCAAGTAG
- the cobI gene encoding precorrin-2 C(20)-methyltransferase, with protein MPELIGIGVGPGDPELLTVKAAKAIQNADTIMCPASGEDRPSIALSIVSSLIDKSKNQEIVKLIFPMTKDKDVLEATWKKNAKIMAEKVLTGKNVVYLTIGDPYLYSTWIYMHKDIELNHPEIKISVIPGIVSMFTFAAKVGISIAEGSEKVAIIPSCYDLSTVKEIAKNSETMVFLKDGRYFDKVIDLLKESGFPDNSIFAIGQDLGTENEIIRKLTLGEVNDGTLTTKYFSILVVKRV; from the coding sequence ATGCCTGAATTAATTGGAATAGGAGTGGGTCCTGGAGATCCTGAACTACTTACAGTAAAGGCAGCCAAAGCAATTCAAAATGCTGACACTATAATGTGTCCTGCCTCTGGTGAAGATAGACCAAGCATAGCATTATCCATAGTATCGTCATTAATTGATAAATCAAAAAACCAAGAGATAGTAAAATTGATCTTTCCAATGACAAAAGACAAAGATGTGCTTGAAGCAACTTGGAAAAAAAATGCAAAGATAATGGCAGAAAAAGTTTTAACAGGAAAAAATGTTGTTTATCTTACTATTGGTGATCCATATCTATACAGTACTTGGATTTACATGCATAAAGATATCGAGCTGAATCATCCAGAAATAAAAATTAGTGTCATTCCTGGAATTGTTTCTATGTTTACATTTGCAGCTAAAGTAGGAATAAGTATTGCAGAAGGTTCAGAAAAAGTTGCAATAATTCCATCATGTTATGATTTGAGTACAGTTAAAGAAATTGCAAAAAATTCTGAAACAATGGTTTTTCTAAAAGATGGAAGATATTTTGATAAAGTGATAGATTTGCTAAAAGAATCTGGCTTTCCTGATAATTCTATCTTTGCAATTGGACAAGATCTTGGAACAGAAAACGAAATTATTCGAAAACTAACACTAGGTGAAGTAAATGATGGGACATTAACTACAAAATATTTTTCAATTTTGGTGGTAAAACGTGTCTAA
- the cbiT gene encoding precorrin-6Y C5,15-methyltransferase (decarboxylating) subunit CbiT codes for MWNYKTPGIPDELFERSENVPITKEEVRVVQISKARLCPGYTVYDIGCGSGSISIEAAIQVESGKVISIDYDPSAIELTKRNVEKFGLTNISIILGNAKEKISELEQADAIFIGGTGGDTEDIVKMCQDKLKSGGRIVIGVILIETLYSVLQIIEKLKFNSVDLTQITISKSRKTSTGTMMLARNPITVISATKN; via the coding sequence ATGTGGAATTATAAAACACCTGGAATTCCAGATGAACTTTTTGAGCGATCAGAGAATGTACCAATTACAAAAGAAGAGGTAAGAGTTGTACAAATTAGTAAAGCAAGACTTTGTCCCGGATATACTGTATATGATATTGGATGTGGGAGTGGTTCAATATCAATTGAAGCAGCTATTCAAGTTGAATCAGGCAAAGTAATATCTATAGACTATGATCCTAGTGCGATTGAATTAACAAAAAGAAACGTAGAAAAATTTGGCTTAACAAATATTTCTATAATTCTTGGAAATGCAAAGGAAAAGATTTCTGAATTAGAACAAGCTGATGCAATATTCATAGGGGGAACAGGTGGAGATACAGAAGATATAGTAAAGATGTGTCAAGACAAACTCAAATCTGGAGGAAGAATAGTAATTGGAGTAATATTAATAGAAACATTGTATTCAGTTCTGCAAATTATTGAGAAATTAAAATTCAATTCAGTAGATTTGACACAAATAACCATTTCTAAGAGTAGAAAGACCTCAACAGGTACAATGATGCTTGCTAGAAATCCAATTACAGTAATTTCTGCAACTAAAAATTAA
- the rqcH gene encoding ribosome rescue protein RqcH, which translates to MTLAGIELRYLVNQISEATQDYYVSNIYGVTKDSILFKLHHTEKSDLFMMLSTSGVWLTSVKIDQMEPNRLLKRLRSDLLRLKIKKIEQIASERIAYFTFAGFDKEYVIVAEFFGEGNILLCNNEMKILALQHSIDVRHRKLGVGLVYTPPPQNGLDVIKVTENDFEELKTSDLAAAKWLGRTLGLPKKYVEGIFQISDIDSKSIGTNLTPEQTKKLYDTTKNIVTNVVSGKHEPVIIRDEKTEIIPVRLGNLDDKCTVVNSFIEGLDTVFTENIVEIGKSIQTGGSDKKIKELETQLSEQEKAIDTVKEKSSHITNTANSLFEMISKGITSIEDSRAQEILSTHNSKIIKEKGITLIIVDDEKIKINTQSSLQSIASLLFNEAKRKSAAIKSIEQIKINTQKKLSKLQNKAETEKDSVSFTEIRKKNWYERYRWFFTSDGILAIGGRDAPSNSAVVRKHLEKNDKIFHGDIFGSPFFILKGSENPPTASLNEVAHATVCFSRAWREGMYGVSAFWVNPEQVKKSAPSGQFLPKGSFTIEGQRNFVKISTLKLAVGLLPQGDDYVVTCGPPDTIKKNSICYAIIEPHGLEMVDAAKKIRLEFLKLEEEITKKINIDDFVRALPAGASQITEVGLGDA; encoded by the coding sequence GTGACTCTTGCAGGAATAGAACTCAGGTATTTAGTAAATCAAATTTCAGAGGCAACGCAGGACTACTATGTCAGTAACATCTACGGTGTCACAAAGGATAGCATATTGTTTAAACTTCATCATACTGAAAAATCAGATCTTTTTATGATGTTATCTACATCTGGTGTTTGGTTAACATCTGTTAAAATTGATCAGATGGAACCAAATAGATTACTAAAACGATTACGAAGTGATCTCTTACGATTAAAAATAAAAAAAATAGAACAGATAGCATCAGAACGAATTGCATATTTTACATTTGCAGGATTTGATAAGGAATACGTAATTGTGGCAGAATTTTTTGGCGAAGGGAATATCTTACTATGTAACAATGAAATGAAGATACTTGCATTACAACATTCTATTGATGTAAGGCACAGAAAGCTTGGTGTTGGTTTAGTGTATACACCACCACCCCAAAATGGTTTAGATGTAATTAAAGTAACAGAAAATGACTTTGAAGAATTAAAAACGTCGGATTTAGCTGCTGCAAAATGGCTTGGACGCACATTGGGATTGCCAAAAAAATACGTAGAAGGAATATTTCAAATCTCTGATATTGATTCAAAATCTATTGGAACTAATTTAACACCTGAACAAACAAAAAAACTATACGATACAACAAAAAATATTGTTACCAATGTTGTTAGCGGTAAACATGAACCTGTAATTATTAGAGATGAAAAAACTGAGATAATTCCTGTCAGATTAGGAAACTTGGATGATAAATGTACTGTTGTTAATAGCTTTATTGAAGGATTAGATACTGTTTTTACAGAAAACATTGTAGAGATTGGCAAATCAATTCAAACTGGCGGATCTGATAAAAAAATTAAAGAACTTGAGACTCAACTTTCTGAACAAGAAAAAGCAATTGATACAGTAAAAGAAAAATCAAGTCACATAACTAATACTGCAAATTCACTTTTTGAAATGATCTCAAAGGGCATTACATCAATTGAAGATTCAAGAGCTCAGGAAATTTTATCAACTCACAATTCAAAGATAATCAAAGAAAAGGGCATTACACTTATCATAGTTGATGATGAAAAAATAAAGATAAACACACAATCTTCATTGCAATCAATTGCATCTTTATTATTTAATGAAGCAAAACGTAAATCAGCCGCAATAAAATCAATTGAGCAGATTAAAATCAATACGCAAAAAAAATTATCAAAGCTACAAAATAAAGCTGAAACTGAAAAAGATTCAGTTTCATTTACAGAGATTAGAAAAAAGAATTGGTATGAAAGATATAGATGGTTCTTCACATCGGATGGAATTCTTGCAATAGGAGGTAGAGATGCACCTTCAAATTCTGCTGTAGTAAGAAAACATTTAGAAAAAAATGACAAGATATTTCATGGTGATATTTTTGGTTCTCCTTTTTTTATTCTAAAGGGATCAGAGAATCCACCCACAGCTAGCTTAAATGAAGTTGCTCATGCAACTGTTTGTTTTAGCAGAGCGTGGAGAGAAGGTATGTACGGTGTTAGTGCATTCTGGGTAAATCCAGAACAAGTAAAAAAATCAGCGCCAAGCGGACAATTTCTTCCAAAAGGATCTTTTACTATTGAAGGACAAAGAAATTTTGTTAAGATATCTACTCTCAAGTTAGCTGTTGGATTATTACCACAGGGAGATGATTATGTTGTGACATGTGGTCCTCCTGATACTATTAAGAAAAATTCTATTTGTTATGCAATAATTGAACCACATGGATTAGAAATGGTGGATGCAGCGAAAAAAATTCGACTAGAGTTTTTAAAGTTAGAAGAAGAAATTACAAAGAAAATAAACATTGATGATTTTGTTAGAGCACTACCAGCAGGAGCAAGTCAGATTACAGAAGTGGGTTTAGGGGATGCCTAG
- a CDS encoding TIGR00296 family protein produces MKNYDTISEKDGDNIVKTARVIVTEYLKNGITIKPKKEFIDNFSFKSGVFVTLNNNQELRGCIGYPLPDKLLFNALEDAAISAATKDPRFEPVKYSELNSITFEVTILTSPKKINVSKPEEYLSQIKVGRDGLIVKHGFYSGLLLPQVPIEYGWNEEEFLEHTCEKAGLPKNHWKNLETEIQKFEGIVFKEEKPNGIVIKEALWD; encoded by the coding sequence ATGAAAAATTACGATACCATATCAGAAAAAGATGGAGATAATATTGTAAAAACTGCAAGAGTGATTGTTACTGAATATCTAAAAAATGGCATAACGATAAAACCAAAAAAAGAATTTATAGATAATTTTTCTTTTAAGTCAGGTGTTTTTGTCACTTTGAATAATAATCAAGAATTAAGAGGGTGTATTGGATATCCTTTACCAGATAAATTATTGTTTAATGCTTTAGAAGATGCAGCAATTTCAGCTGCAACAAAAGATCCTAGATTTGAACCTGTCAAATATAGCGAATTAAATTCAATTACATTTGAAGTAACCATACTGACATCACCCAAAAAAATTAATGTATCTAAACCTGAAGAATATTTGTCTCAGATAAAAGTAGGAAGAGATGGTTTAATTGTGAAACATGGATTTTATTCTGGTTTATTGTTGCCACAGGTCCCAATTGAATATGGATGGAATGAAGAAGAATTTTTAGAACACACATGTGAAAAAGCAGGATTGCCAAAAAATCATTGGAAAAATTTAGAAACAGAGATTCAAAAATTTGAAGGAATTGTTTTCAAAGAAGAAAAACCAAATGGCATAGTAATTAAAGAAGCGTTATGGGATTAG
- a CDS encoding aconitase X swivel domain-containing protein, with amino-acid sequence MKILVQGKTQGIILKSQNPINFLGTVDKKTGIISDKNHELFDKSIKDSILVFPSGVGSSVGAYTIYSIKSNDAAPLAMICQKADLTVATGCALANIPLVIVDNEKFTSFKTGQKISIDTKSPNPITLL; translated from the coding sequence ATGAAAATTTTGGTTCAAGGAAAAACACAAGGAATAATTCTAAAATCACAAAACCCAATTAATTTTCTAGGCACAGTTGATAAAAAAACTGGAATTATTAGTGATAAAAACCATGAACTTTTTGATAAATCAATCAAAGACTCCATCTTGGTCTTTCCCTCTGGTGTGGGAAGTAGTGTTGGTGCTTATACTATCTATTCTATCAAATCAAATGACGCTGCACCGCTTGCAATGATTTGTCAAAAAGCAGATCTTACTGTTGCTACTGGTTGTGCTCTAGCTAATATTCCACTTGTAATAGTAGATAATGAAAAATTTACATCATTCAAAACAGGGCAAAAAATATCAATAGATACTAAATCTCCTAATCCCATAACGCTTCTTTAA
- a CDS encoding aconitase X catalytic domain-containing protein, translating into MELTRDEESALKGEQGEIMQMAYRILVATGEATEAEKLIPIDWAHLSGVNYNTIGDAGEEFLSSISKNTRVKVKTTLNPMGFDIDNVSNYNLDDNFISKQLSIKNSYETMGVTPSFSCIPYEIFDIPKSGTQVAFAESNAAIHANSYDNLKTNKESAFSALASAITGKSPYSSLRKEDSPNLTIRMKVKNPNELTYGMLGFFAGKVGDTSVNISGLGEMDKRQCKAMCGGMGTSGTCAKFLFGDGNSDCEKIDFDEREMQNVHDELNTAERGDLITLGSPQLGLEEISDLIGKLKGRSFKKRCMVFCPRIVKEQARKIGYANELERAGCEILSDCCTCLTPLISKDDVDAVTTNSIKGAFYLKNSNGVNVNLKSLSQIVEDETR; encoded by the coding sequence TTGGAGTTAACAAGAGACGAAGAATCTGCTCTGAAAGGTGAGCAAGGTGAAATTATGCAGATGGCATACAGAATTTTGGTTGCAACTGGTGAGGCAACAGAGGCAGAGAAACTAATTCCTATCGATTGGGCACATCTTTCTGGTGTAAATTATAACACAATTGGAGATGCAGGTGAGGAATTTTTATCCAGTATTAGTAAAAATACTCGCGTAAAAGTCAAAACAACTCTTAATCCAATGGGGTTTGATATTGATAATGTATCAAATTACAATCTGGATGATAATTTCATTTCAAAACAACTCTCTATAAAAAATTCATATGAAACAATGGGAGTTACTCCTTCATTTTCATGTATTCCTTACGAAATTTTTGATATACCAAAAAGTGGAACCCAAGTTGCATTTGCAGAAAGTAATGCTGCAATTCATGCAAATTCATACGATAATCTAAAAACAAACAAAGAAAGTGCATTTAGTGCACTTGCCAGTGCAATAACTGGAAAAAGCCCATATTCTTCATTAAGAAAAGAAGATTCCCCCAATCTAACAATTAGAATGAAAGTAAAAAATCCTAATGAGTTAACATATGGAATGCTTGGATTTTTTGCGGGAAAAGTTGGAGATACATCTGTGAATATTTCTGGTCTTGGAGAAATGGACAAGAGACAATGTAAAGCAATGTGTGGAGGAATGGGAACATCTGGAACCTGTGCCAAATTTCTTTTTGGTGATGGAAATTCAGATTGTGAAAAAATAGATTTTGATGAAAGAGAGATGCAAAATGTTCATGATGAGCTAAACACTGCTGAGAGAGGTGATTTGATTACACTTGGTAGTCCTCAATTGGGATTAGAAGAAATATCTGATCTTATAGGCAAGCTAAAAGGTAGATCTTTTAAAAAGAGATGCATGGTTTTTTGTCCTAGAATTGTAAAGGAACAAGCAAGAAAAATTGGTTATGCTAATGAACTTGAAAGAGCAGGATGCGAAATTCTTTCTGATTGTTGTACGTGTTTGACTCCATTAATAAGTAAAGATGATGTTGATGCTGTTACCACAAATAGCATCAAAGGCGCATTTTATCTCAAAAACTCTAATGGTGTAAATGTTAATTTAAAATCACTATCACAAATAGTTGAAGATGAAACAAGATGA
- a CDS encoding endonuclease III domain-containing protein produces MQKILNGMMKTMISVKPPRMTALRELHEAETGAFSILIGTILSARTKDETTTKAVKVLFSKYKNAKELANAKTKDVEKIIKSIGFYHVKSKRIIEVAKIINSKYKGKVPDNLEKLVELPGVGRKTANCVLVYAFDKPAIPVDIHVHRISNRLGLVNTKTPEETEQELMKNIPKKYWIDINDTFVMYGQNICKPISPMCSVCKIKRDCKYYKTKNAS; encoded by the coding sequence ATGCAGAAAATTCTTAATGGGATGATGAAAACAATGATTTCCGTAAAGCCTCCTAGAATGACTGCATTAAGAGAGTTGCATGAAGCAGAAACGGGAGCGTTTAGTATTCTAATTGGAACAATACTTTCAGCAAGAACAAAAGATGAGACTACAACAAAAGCAGTGAAAGTATTATTTTCAAAATATAAAAATGCAAAAGAACTTGCCAATGCCAAAACAAAAGATGTTGAGAAAATTATAAAATCAATAGGATTCTATCATGTAAAATCAAAAAGAATAATCGAAGTTGCTAAAATCATTAATTCTAAATATAAAGGAAAAGTTCCAGACAATTTAGAAAAACTAGTAGAGCTGCCAGGAGTTGGGAGAAAAACTGCAAATTGTGTACTAGTTTATGCATTTGACAAACCTGCTATTCCAGTAGACATTCATGTACATAGAATCTCAAATAGATTAGGATTAGTAAATACAAAAACGCCTGAAGAAACAGAGCAAGAATTAATGAAAAACATTCCTAAAAAATATTGGATTGATATCAACGATACTTTTGTAATGTATGGTCAAAATATTTGTAAACCAATATCACCAATGTGTAGTGTATGCAAAATTAAAAGAGACTGTAAATATTATAAAACTAAGAACGCTTCTTAG
- the sat gene encoding sulfate adenylyltransferase: protein MSDSIKPHGGKLVNRITKSDPSGLYSIQISEDLANDVENIADGIFSPLEGFLEKKDFEHVISKGRLANGLAWTIPIVLDVDESTAAKMKKAGKVLLQNHQGLGIAILHVKDTFTFDKEKTAKGVYGTTDSSHPGVAKTMSMQEYLVGGKIDYIARPEETEIRKYRLTPLQTREAFAKAGWNTIVAFQTRNPPHVAHEMLQKTSITTRDGVFVNPVIGKKKSGDFVDEVIVKCYETMIAHYYPENRCKLGTLHTEMKYAGPKEAIHHAIMRQNYGCTHIIIGRDHAGVGTFYDPFAAQKIFEDYPELEITPVFFPAFFYCRKCLTYTNPKACPHGDDAKEQISGTKLRQMIDDGKSPSEFILRPEVSKVILDYPHPFVD, encoded by the coding sequence ATGTCTGATTCAATTAAACCACATGGTGGAAAACTAGTAAATAGAATTACCAAATCTGATCCATCTGGATTATACTCAATACAGATATCTGAAGATCTTGCAAATGATGTTGAAAACATTGCAGATGGAATTTTTAGCCCTCTAGAGGGATTTTTAGAGAAAAAAGATTTTGAGCATGTCATATCAAAAGGTAGGCTAGCAAATGGTTTAGCTTGGACGATTCCCATAGTTTTAGATGTTGATGAATCAACAGCTGCAAAAATGAAGAAAGCTGGTAAAGTTTTACTACAAAACCATCAAGGATTAGGAATTGCAATTTTACATGTTAAAGATACTTTTACTTTTGATAAAGAAAAAACTGCAAAGGGAGTATATGGAACAACTGATTCCTCACATCCCGGCGTTGCAAAGACAATGTCTATGCAAGAATATCTAGTTGGTGGAAAAATAGATTACATTGCAAGACCTGAAGAAACCGAAATCAGAAAATATAGATTAACTCCTCTTCAAACCAGAGAAGCATTTGCAAAAGCAGGATGGAATACAATTGTGGCTTTTCAAACAAGAAATCCACCACACGTAGCTCACGAGATGCTTCAAAAAACATCAATTACAACAAGAGATGGCGTATTTGTAAATCCAGTAATTGGCAAGAAAAAGTCTGGCGACTTTGTAGATGAAGTAATTGTAAAATGCTATGAAACAATGATTGCTCATTATTATCCAGAAAACAGATGCAAGCTTGGAACACTACATACGGAAATGAAGTATGCTGGACCAAAAGAAGCAATACATCATGCTATTATGAGACAAAATTATGGCTGCACACATATCATTATTGGCCGAGATCATGCAGGTGTTGGAACATTTTATGATCCATTTGCTGCTCAAAAAATCTTTGAAGATTACCCCGAATTAGAAATAACTCCAGTATTTTTCCCAGCATTTTTCTATTGTAGAAAATGTTTGACATATACAAATCCAAAGGCTTGTCCACATGGTGATGATGCAAAAGAGCAAATCAGTGGAACTAAACTGCGACAAATGATTGATGATGGTAAATCTCCCTCTGAGTTTATCTTAAGACCTGAAGTCTCAAAGGTAATTCTAGATTATCCACACCCATTTGTTGATTAG
- a CDS encoding phosphoadenylyl-sulfate reductase, giving the protein MKKFTQEQVDELNSKIKTTEEALQWVSDNLHPRVAKASSFGAEDAVIMDIMHKINPKFRFFTLDTGRLPQETYDIMDIVRKKYNISIEVLFPDTKEVEEMVKEKGINLFYDSVENRKLCCEIRKVHPINRILSTLDGWITGLRRDQTEVRKDVNIFQIDHGHGGILKINPIVNWTWEQIQEYIKKNNLPYNKLLDKGYPSIGCEPCTRAIKPGEDLRAGRWWWEHGEHKECGLHIDHN; this is encoded by the coding sequence GTGAAAAAATTTACTCAAGAACAAGTGGATGAACTTAACTCCAAAATAAAAACAACAGAAGAAGCACTTCAATGGGTTTCTGATAATTTACATCCACGAGTTGCTAAAGCATCTAGCTTTGGTGCTGAAGATGCAGTAATAATGGACATCATGCACAAGATTAATCCAAAATTTAGATTCTTTACATTAGACACTGGAAGATTACCTCAAGAAACATATGATATTATGGATATTGTTAGAAAAAAATACAACATATCAATTGAAGTTTTATTTCCTGATACTAAGGAAGTTGAAGAAATGGTTAAAGAAAAAGGAATAAATCTTTTCTATGACAGTGTGGAAAACAGAAAACTGTGTTGTGAAATCCGTAAGGTACATCCAATCAATAGAATACTATCTACATTAGATGGTTGGATTACTGGATTAAGACGTGATCAAACTGAAGTAAGAAAGGATGTGAATATTTTTCAAATTGATCATGGACATGGTGGAATCCTAAAAATTAATCCAATTGTAAATTGGACTTGGGAACAAATTCAAGAATATATTAAAAAAAATAATTTACCATACAATAAACTTCTTGATAAGGGCTACCCAAGTATTGGATGTGAGCCATGTACCAGAGCAATCAAACCTGGAGAGGACTTGAGAGCAGGACGTTGGTGGTGGGAACATGGTGAACACAAAGAGTGTGGCCTTCATATAGACCATAATTAG